The Accipiter gentilis chromosome 14, bAccGen1.1, whole genome shotgun sequence genome contains a region encoding:
- the ADNP gene encoding activity-dependent neuroprotector homeobox protein isoform X2 — MMPRKAFLSQKEKQARARERDMLKKRRRRQDYLKRSVEPQKNAETIKWHRDDEKRRENEQVKDKDIKKRWRQDERERRKNVDAMNWRREDEKRENERETMFQLPVNNLGSLRKARKTVKKILSDIGLEYCKEHIEDFKQFEPNDFYLKNTTWEDVGLWDPSLTKNQDYRTKPFCCSACPFSSKFFSAYKSHFRNVHSEDFENRILLNCPYCTFNADKKTLETHIKIFHAPNANTPSGGISTFKDKNKHDSLKPKQADSVEQAVYYCKKCTYRDPLYEIVRKHIYREHFQHVAAPYVAKGGEKSLNGAVPLSSSTREEGSIHCKRCLFMPKSYEALVQHVIEDHERIGYQVTAMIGHTNVVVPRSKPLMLIAPKPQDKKPMGLPQRMGPLSPGSVRSLSSQQMMNRLTIPKPTLNSAGVNMMSNVHLQQNNYGVKSVPPSYVGQPGGRLNLSGNAPVSIPQQSQTMKQFSASGNGRPYTLGGEQRSQASARYSLQSANSSSLSSAQLKQTSLSQSQAASRVLGQSGSKSPVAATGPSAVNTSSTQKWKICTICNELFPENVYSVHFEKEHKAEKVPAVANYIMKIHNFTSKCLYCNRYLPTDTLLNHMLIHGLSCPYCRSTFNDVEKMAAHMRMVHVDEEMGPKTDSTLTFDLTLQQGSHTNIHLLVTTYNLRDAPAESVAYHAQNTPPVPPKPQPKIQEKSDVPVKSSPQAAVPYKKDVGKTLCPLCFSILKGPISDALAHHLRERHQVIQTVHPVEKKLTYKCIHCLGVYTSNMTASTITLHLVHCRGVGKTQNGQDKGTSSSRLSQSPAVAPVKRTYEHMEFSLMKKRKMDDDDSPSAFEEKPEEPVVLALDPKGHEDDSYEARKTFLTKYFNKQPYPTRREIEKLAASLWLWKSDIASHFSNKRKKCVRDCEKYKPGVLLGFNMKELNKVKHEMDFDAEWLFENHDEKNSRVNVSKTVDKKINLEKDNESSSDSYENIEEEYNESGSPFGQRISDIGEKASSDSIVENPEDSISKEIIEENTLQSPEKSDQKQEESSKYEEIISAEEPAKLVGDVSDSEGDQDDQDDTVEWKDGASQSESGPGSQQVSDFEDNTSEVKPEVWTDESSQSEDAGSSKPTVETKGGGSESEEEQSKWKNRSYGKVEEFWSKDQSQWKNASEIEESLSNQQMEWQNSTIDSEDGDQFDSVTDGVAEPMHSSLTGVELSSQQA; from the exons AAACTATGTTCCAACTTCCTGTCAACAACCTTGGCAGTTTAAGAAAGGCCcggaaaactgtgaaaaaaatacttaGTGACATTGGTTTGGAATACTGTAAAGAACATATAGAA gaTTTTAAGCAGTTTGAACCTAAtgacttttatttgaaaaacactaCATGGGAAGATGTAGGATTGTGGGACCCATCGCTTACAAAAAATCAG GACTATCGGACAAAGCCCTTTTGCTGCAGTGCATGTCCATTTTCCTCGAAGTTCTTTTCAGCGTACAAAAGCCACTTCCGGAATGTTCATAGCGAAGACTTTGAAAATAGGATTCTCCTTAATTGTCCTTACTGTACTTTCAATGCGGACAAAAAGACTTTGGAAACGCACATTAAAATATTCCATGCTCCAAATGCCAATACACCGAGTGGAGGCATCAGcacttttaaagataaaaacaaacatgATAGCCTTAAACCTAAGCAGGCTGACAGTGTAGAACAAGCTGTTTATTACTGTAAGAAGTGCACTTACCGAGATCCTCTGTATGAAATAGTTAGAAAGCACATTTACAGGGAACATTTTCAGCATGTTGCTGCTCCTTATGTAGCGAAGGGAGGTGAAAAGTCACTCAATGGTGCAGTTCCGTTAAGTTCCAGTACCCGAGAGGAGGGTAGTATTCACTGCAAACGATGCCTTTTTATGCCGAAATCATACGAAGCTTTAGTACAGCATGTTATCGAAGACCATGAACGTATAGGTTATCAGGTAACAGCAATGATAGGTCACACTAATGTAGTGGTTCCGAGATCTAAACCTTTGATGCTAATAGCTCCAAAACCACAGGATAAAAAGCCTATGGGACTCCCTCAGAGGATGGGTCCCCTTTCCCCTGGAAGTGTTCGATCTCTTTCATCACAACAGATGATGAACAGACTCACTATACCAAAGCCTACATTAAATTCCGCAGGAGTGAATATGATGTCAAATGTTCACCTACAACAAAACAATTACGGAGTCAAATCAGTGCCACCGAGTTATGTTGGTCAGCCAGGGGGAAGGCTAAACTTAAGTGGTAATGCACCAGTTTCTATTCCACAGCAATCACAAACAATGAAACAGTTTTCAGCAAGTGGAAATGGAAGGCCTTACACTCTTGGAGGAGAACAGAGATCACAGGCCTCAGCAAGATACTCTCTTCAGTCTGCCAATTCATCTTCTCTTTCATCGGCTCAGTTGAAACAGACGTCATTATCTCAGTCACAGGCAGCTTCAAGAGTATTAGGTCAGTCTGGCTCGAAATCTCCTGTAGCTGCTACAGGTCCTTCTGCTGTCAATACATCATCCACACAGAAGTGGAAAATCTGTACAATCTGTAATGAGCTGTTTCCTGAAAATGTGTATAGTGTCCACTTTGAAAAGGAGCACAAGGCTGAAAAGGTGCCTGCAGTAGCTAACTATATAATGAAAATACACAATTTCACTAGCAAATGTCTATACTGTAATCGCTATTTACCCACTGATACATTGCTTAATCATATGTTAATACATGGTCTGTCTTGTCCGTATTGCCGTTCAACCTTCAATGATGTTGAAAAGATGGCCGCTCATATGCGAATGGTTCATGTTGATGAAGAAATGGGACCTAAAACCGATTCTACTCTAACCTTTGATTTGACATTGCAGCAGGGTAGTCACACAAATATACATCTTCTTGTCACCACCTACAACCTGAGAGATGCTCCTGCTGAATCTGTAGCTTACCATGCTCAGAATACTCCCCCAGTTCCTCCAAAACCACAGCCGAAAATCCAGGAGAAGTCTGATGTACCTGTAAAAAGTTCTCCACAAGCAGCAGTTCCCTACAAAAAAGATGTGGGGAAAACTCTCTGTCCTTTGTGCTTTTCAATCCTAAAAGGACCCATATCTGATGCACTTGCACATCATCTACGGGAGAGGCATCAAGTAATTCAGACAGTTCATCCAGTTGAGAAAAAGCTAACCTACAAATGCATTCATTGCCTTGGTGTATATACTAGTAACATGACTGCCTCAACTATAACGCTGCACCTTGTTCACTGCAGAGGTGTTGGGAAGACTCAGAACGGCCAGGACAAAGGTACTTCATCATCTCGGCTAAGTCAGTCTCCAGCTGTAGCACCTGTAAAACGTACTTACGAACACATGGAATTCTCActaatgaagaaaaggaaaatggatgatGATGACTCCCCCTCTGCCTTTGAGGAGAAGCCTGAAGAACCTGTAGTTCTAGCATTGGACCCTAAGGGTCATGAAGATGATTCCTATGAAGCCAGGAAAACAtttcttacaaaatattttaataagcaacCATATCCCACTAGGAGAGAAATTGAAAAGCTGGCTGCCAGTTTGTGGCTATGGAAATCTGATATTGCGTCTCATTTTagtaacaaaaggaagaaatgcGTTAGAGATTGTGAAAAATACAAGCCTGGTGTGCTGCTTGGTTTCAATATGAAAGAGTTAAACAAAGTCAAACATGAAATGGATTTTGATGCTGAATGGCTATTTGAAAACCACGATGAAAAGAATTCCAGAGTCAATGTTAGTAAGACTgttgataaaaaaataaacttagaAAAAGATAACGAAAGTTCCTCAGACAGCTATGAAAATATAGAAGAGGAATACAATGAAAGTGGTAGTCCATTTGGTCAGCGCATTTCTGACATCGGTGAGAAAGCCTCTTCTGATAGCATAGTGGAGAACCCAGAGGACAGCATATCCAAGGAAATCATTGAAGAAAACACATTACAGTCTCCAGAAAAGTCTGATCAAAAACAAGAGGAAAGCTCTAAATATGAAGAGATTATTTCTGCTGAAGAACCAGCAAAGCTGGTAGGTGATGTTTCAGATAGCGAAGGTGATCAGGATGATCAAGATGACACTGTTGAATGGAAAGATGGAGCTTCACAGTCTGAAAGTGGGCCTGGTTCTCAGCAGGTTTCTGATTTTGAAGATAATACATCGGAAGTAAAACCAGAAGTGTGGACAGATGAATCCTCCCAAAGTGAAGATGCTGGTAGCAGTAAACCGACTGTTGAGACAAAAGGGGGTGGATCTGAAAGTGAGGAAGAACAGTCAAAGTGGAAAAATCGTTCCTATGGAAAAGTAGAAGAGTTTTGGTCTAAGGACCAGTCGCAATGGAAAAATGCATCAGAGATTGAGGAGAGCTTGTCAAATCAGCAGATGGAATGGCAGAATAGCACAATTGACAGTGAGGATGGAGATCAGTTTGACAGTGTGACTGATGGAGTAGCAGAACCAATGCATAGCAGCTTAACTGGTGTGGAGCTGAGTAGCCAGCAAGCATGA
- the ADNP gene encoding activity-dependent neuroprotector homeobox protein isoform X3, producing the protein MFQLPVNNLGSLRKARKTVKKILSDIGLEYCKEHIEDFKQFEPNDFYLKNTTWEDVGLWDPSLTKNQDYRTKPFCCSACPFSSKFFSAYKSHFRNVHSEDFENRILLNCPYCTFNADKKTLETHIKIFHAPNANTPSGGISTFKDKNKHDSLKPKQADSVEQAVYYCKKCTYRDPLYEIVRKHIYREHFQHVAAPYVAKGGEKSLNGAVPLSSSTREEGSIHCKRCLFMPKSYEALVQHVIEDHERIGYQVTAMIGHTNVVVPRSKPLMLIAPKPQDKKPMGLPQRMGPLSPGSVRSLSSQQMMNRLTIPKPTLNSAGVNMMSNVHLQQNNYGVKSVPPSYVGQPGGRLNLSGNAPVSIPQQSQTMKQFSASGNGRPYTLGGEQRSQASARYSLQSANSSSLSSAQLKQTSLSQSQAASRVLGQSGSKSPVAATGPSAVNTSSTQKWKICTICNELFPENVYSVHFEKEHKAEKVPAVANYIMKIHNFTSKCLYCNRYLPTDTLLNHMLIHGLSCPYCRSTFNDVEKMAAHMRMVHVDEEMGPKTDSTLTFDLTLQQGSHTNIHLLVTTYNLRDAPAESVAYHAQNTPPVPPKPQPKIQEKSDVPVKSSPQAAVPYKKDVGKTLCPLCFSILKGPISDALAHHLRERHQVIQTVHPVEKKLTYKCIHCLGVYTSNMTASTITLHLVHCRGVGKTQNGQDKGTSSSRLSQSPAVAPVKRTYEHMEFSLMKKRKMDDDDSPSAFEEKPEEPVVLALDPKGHEDDSYEARKTFLTKYFNKQPYPTRREIEKLAASLWLWKSDIASHFSNKRKKCVRDCEKYKPGVLLGFNMKELNKVKHEMDFDAEWLFENHDEKNSRVNVSKTVDKKINLEKDNESSSDSYENIEEEYNESGSPFGQRISDIGEKASSDSIVENPEDSISKEIIEENTLQSPEKSDQKQEESSKYEEIISAEEPAKLVGDVSDSEGDQDDQDDTVEWKDGASQSESGPGSQQVSDFEDNTSEVKPEVWTDESSQSEDAGSSKPTVETKGGGSESEEEQSKWKNRSYGKVEEFWSKDQSQWKNASEIEESLSNQQMEWQNSTIDSEDGDQFDSVTDGVAEPMHSSLTGVELSSQQA; encoded by the exons ATGTTCCAACTTCCTGTCAACAACCTTGGCAGTTTAAGAAAGGCCcggaaaactgtgaaaaaaatacttaGTGACATTGGTTTGGAATACTGTAAAGAACATATAGAA gaTTTTAAGCAGTTTGAACCTAAtgacttttatttgaaaaacactaCATGGGAAGATGTAGGATTGTGGGACCCATCGCTTACAAAAAATCAG GACTATCGGACAAAGCCCTTTTGCTGCAGTGCATGTCCATTTTCCTCGAAGTTCTTTTCAGCGTACAAAAGCCACTTCCGGAATGTTCATAGCGAAGACTTTGAAAATAGGATTCTCCTTAATTGTCCTTACTGTACTTTCAATGCGGACAAAAAGACTTTGGAAACGCACATTAAAATATTCCATGCTCCAAATGCCAATACACCGAGTGGAGGCATCAGcacttttaaagataaaaacaaacatgATAGCCTTAAACCTAAGCAGGCTGACAGTGTAGAACAAGCTGTTTATTACTGTAAGAAGTGCACTTACCGAGATCCTCTGTATGAAATAGTTAGAAAGCACATTTACAGGGAACATTTTCAGCATGTTGCTGCTCCTTATGTAGCGAAGGGAGGTGAAAAGTCACTCAATGGTGCAGTTCCGTTAAGTTCCAGTACCCGAGAGGAGGGTAGTATTCACTGCAAACGATGCCTTTTTATGCCGAAATCATACGAAGCTTTAGTACAGCATGTTATCGAAGACCATGAACGTATAGGTTATCAGGTAACAGCAATGATAGGTCACACTAATGTAGTGGTTCCGAGATCTAAACCTTTGATGCTAATAGCTCCAAAACCACAGGATAAAAAGCCTATGGGACTCCCTCAGAGGATGGGTCCCCTTTCCCCTGGAAGTGTTCGATCTCTTTCATCACAACAGATGATGAACAGACTCACTATACCAAAGCCTACATTAAATTCCGCAGGAGTGAATATGATGTCAAATGTTCACCTACAACAAAACAATTACGGAGTCAAATCAGTGCCACCGAGTTATGTTGGTCAGCCAGGGGGAAGGCTAAACTTAAGTGGTAATGCACCAGTTTCTATTCCACAGCAATCACAAACAATGAAACAGTTTTCAGCAAGTGGAAATGGAAGGCCTTACACTCTTGGAGGAGAACAGAGATCACAGGCCTCAGCAAGATACTCTCTTCAGTCTGCCAATTCATCTTCTCTTTCATCGGCTCAGTTGAAACAGACGTCATTATCTCAGTCACAGGCAGCTTCAAGAGTATTAGGTCAGTCTGGCTCGAAATCTCCTGTAGCTGCTACAGGTCCTTCTGCTGTCAATACATCATCCACACAGAAGTGGAAAATCTGTACAATCTGTAATGAGCTGTTTCCTGAAAATGTGTATAGTGTCCACTTTGAAAAGGAGCACAAGGCTGAAAAGGTGCCTGCAGTAGCTAACTATATAATGAAAATACACAATTTCACTAGCAAATGTCTATACTGTAATCGCTATTTACCCACTGATACATTGCTTAATCATATGTTAATACATGGTCTGTCTTGTCCGTATTGCCGTTCAACCTTCAATGATGTTGAAAAGATGGCCGCTCATATGCGAATGGTTCATGTTGATGAAGAAATGGGACCTAAAACCGATTCTACTCTAACCTTTGATTTGACATTGCAGCAGGGTAGTCACACAAATATACATCTTCTTGTCACCACCTACAACCTGAGAGATGCTCCTGCTGAATCTGTAGCTTACCATGCTCAGAATACTCCCCCAGTTCCTCCAAAACCACAGCCGAAAATCCAGGAGAAGTCTGATGTACCTGTAAAAAGTTCTCCACAAGCAGCAGTTCCCTACAAAAAAGATGTGGGGAAAACTCTCTGTCCTTTGTGCTTTTCAATCCTAAAAGGACCCATATCTGATGCACTTGCACATCATCTACGGGAGAGGCATCAAGTAATTCAGACAGTTCATCCAGTTGAGAAAAAGCTAACCTACAAATGCATTCATTGCCTTGGTGTATATACTAGTAACATGACTGCCTCAACTATAACGCTGCACCTTGTTCACTGCAGAGGTGTTGGGAAGACTCAGAACGGCCAGGACAAAGGTACTTCATCATCTCGGCTAAGTCAGTCTCCAGCTGTAGCACCTGTAAAACGTACTTACGAACACATGGAATTCTCActaatgaagaaaaggaaaatggatgatGATGACTCCCCCTCTGCCTTTGAGGAGAAGCCTGAAGAACCTGTAGTTCTAGCATTGGACCCTAAGGGTCATGAAGATGATTCCTATGAAGCCAGGAAAACAtttcttacaaaatattttaataagcaacCATATCCCACTAGGAGAGAAATTGAAAAGCTGGCTGCCAGTTTGTGGCTATGGAAATCTGATATTGCGTCTCATTTTagtaacaaaaggaagaaatgcGTTAGAGATTGTGAAAAATACAAGCCTGGTGTGCTGCTTGGTTTCAATATGAAAGAGTTAAACAAAGTCAAACATGAAATGGATTTTGATGCTGAATGGCTATTTGAAAACCACGATGAAAAGAATTCCAGAGTCAATGTTAGTAAGACTgttgataaaaaaataaacttagaAAAAGATAACGAAAGTTCCTCAGACAGCTATGAAAATATAGAAGAGGAATACAATGAAAGTGGTAGTCCATTTGGTCAGCGCATTTCTGACATCGGTGAGAAAGCCTCTTCTGATAGCATAGTGGAGAACCCAGAGGACAGCATATCCAAGGAAATCATTGAAGAAAACACATTACAGTCTCCAGAAAAGTCTGATCAAAAACAAGAGGAAAGCTCTAAATATGAAGAGATTATTTCTGCTGAAGAACCAGCAAAGCTGGTAGGTGATGTTTCAGATAGCGAAGGTGATCAGGATGATCAAGATGACACTGTTGAATGGAAAGATGGAGCTTCACAGTCTGAAAGTGGGCCTGGTTCTCAGCAGGTTTCTGATTTTGAAGATAATACATCGGAAGTAAAACCAGAAGTGTGGACAGATGAATCCTCCCAAAGTGAAGATGCTGGTAGCAGTAAACCGACTGTTGAGACAAAAGGGGGTGGATCTGAAAGTGAGGAAGAACAGTCAAAGTGGAAAAATCGTTCCTATGGAAAAGTAGAAGAGTTTTGGTCTAAGGACCAGTCGCAATGGAAAAATGCATCAGAGATTGAGGAGAGCTTGTCAAATCAGCAGATGGAATGGCAGAATAGCACAATTGACAGTGAGGATGGAGATCAGTTTGACAGTGTGACTGATGGAGTAGCAGAACCAATGCATAGCAGCTTAACTGGTGTGGAGCTGAGTAGCCAGCAAGCATGA
- the ADNP gene encoding activity-dependent neuroprotector homeobox protein isoform X1, whose protein sequence is MEYCMLGTSAFHKVQQQLMMPRKAFLSQKEKQARARERDMLKKRRRRQDYLKRSVEPQKNAETIKWHRDDEKRRENEQVKDKDIKKRWRQDERERRKNVDAMNWRREDEKRENERETMFQLPVNNLGSLRKARKTVKKILSDIGLEYCKEHIEDFKQFEPNDFYLKNTTWEDVGLWDPSLTKNQDYRTKPFCCSACPFSSKFFSAYKSHFRNVHSEDFENRILLNCPYCTFNADKKTLETHIKIFHAPNANTPSGGISTFKDKNKHDSLKPKQADSVEQAVYYCKKCTYRDPLYEIVRKHIYREHFQHVAAPYVAKGGEKSLNGAVPLSSSTREEGSIHCKRCLFMPKSYEALVQHVIEDHERIGYQVTAMIGHTNVVVPRSKPLMLIAPKPQDKKPMGLPQRMGPLSPGSVRSLSSQQMMNRLTIPKPTLNSAGVNMMSNVHLQQNNYGVKSVPPSYVGQPGGRLNLSGNAPVSIPQQSQTMKQFSASGNGRPYTLGGEQRSQASARYSLQSANSSSLSSAQLKQTSLSQSQAASRVLGQSGSKSPVAATGPSAVNTSSTQKWKICTICNELFPENVYSVHFEKEHKAEKVPAVANYIMKIHNFTSKCLYCNRYLPTDTLLNHMLIHGLSCPYCRSTFNDVEKMAAHMRMVHVDEEMGPKTDSTLTFDLTLQQGSHTNIHLLVTTYNLRDAPAESVAYHAQNTPPVPPKPQPKIQEKSDVPVKSSPQAAVPYKKDVGKTLCPLCFSILKGPISDALAHHLRERHQVIQTVHPVEKKLTYKCIHCLGVYTSNMTASTITLHLVHCRGVGKTQNGQDKGTSSSRLSQSPAVAPVKRTYEHMEFSLMKKRKMDDDDSPSAFEEKPEEPVVLALDPKGHEDDSYEARKTFLTKYFNKQPYPTRREIEKLAASLWLWKSDIASHFSNKRKKCVRDCEKYKPGVLLGFNMKELNKVKHEMDFDAEWLFENHDEKNSRVNVSKTVDKKINLEKDNESSSDSYENIEEEYNESGSPFGQRISDIGEKASSDSIVENPEDSISKEIIEENTLQSPEKSDQKQEESSKYEEIISAEEPAKLVGDVSDSEGDQDDQDDTVEWKDGASQSESGPGSQQVSDFEDNTSEVKPEVWTDESSQSEDAGSSKPTVETKGGGSESEEEQSKWKNRSYGKVEEFWSKDQSQWKNASEIEESLSNQQMEWQNSTIDSEDGDQFDSVTDGVAEPMHSSLTGVELSSQQA, encoded by the exons AAACTATGTTCCAACTTCCTGTCAACAACCTTGGCAGTTTAAGAAAGGCCcggaaaactgtgaaaaaaatacttaGTGACATTGGTTTGGAATACTGTAAAGAACATATAGAA gaTTTTAAGCAGTTTGAACCTAAtgacttttatttgaaaaacactaCATGGGAAGATGTAGGATTGTGGGACCCATCGCTTACAAAAAATCAG GACTATCGGACAAAGCCCTTTTGCTGCAGTGCATGTCCATTTTCCTCGAAGTTCTTTTCAGCGTACAAAAGCCACTTCCGGAATGTTCATAGCGAAGACTTTGAAAATAGGATTCTCCTTAATTGTCCTTACTGTACTTTCAATGCGGACAAAAAGACTTTGGAAACGCACATTAAAATATTCCATGCTCCAAATGCCAATACACCGAGTGGAGGCATCAGcacttttaaagataaaaacaaacatgATAGCCTTAAACCTAAGCAGGCTGACAGTGTAGAACAAGCTGTTTATTACTGTAAGAAGTGCACTTACCGAGATCCTCTGTATGAAATAGTTAGAAAGCACATTTACAGGGAACATTTTCAGCATGTTGCTGCTCCTTATGTAGCGAAGGGAGGTGAAAAGTCACTCAATGGTGCAGTTCCGTTAAGTTCCAGTACCCGAGAGGAGGGTAGTATTCACTGCAAACGATGCCTTTTTATGCCGAAATCATACGAAGCTTTAGTACAGCATGTTATCGAAGACCATGAACGTATAGGTTATCAGGTAACAGCAATGATAGGTCACACTAATGTAGTGGTTCCGAGATCTAAACCTTTGATGCTAATAGCTCCAAAACCACAGGATAAAAAGCCTATGGGACTCCCTCAGAGGATGGGTCCCCTTTCCCCTGGAAGTGTTCGATCTCTTTCATCACAACAGATGATGAACAGACTCACTATACCAAAGCCTACATTAAATTCCGCAGGAGTGAATATGATGTCAAATGTTCACCTACAACAAAACAATTACGGAGTCAAATCAGTGCCACCGAGTTATGTTGGTCAGCCAGGGGGAAGGCTAAACTTAAGTGGTAATGCACCAGTTTCTATTCCACAGCAATCACAAACAATGAAACAGTTTTCAGCAAGTGGAAATGGAAGGCCTTACACTCTTGGAGGAGAACAGAGATCACAGGCCTCAGCAAGATACTCTCTTCAGTCTGCCAATTCATCTTCTCTTTCATCGGCTCAGTTGAAACAGACGTCATTATCTCAGTCACAGGCAGCTTCAAGAGTATTAGGTCAGTCTGGCTCGAAATCTCCTGTAGCTGCTACAGGTCCTTCTGCTGTCAATACATCATCCACACAGAAGTGGAAAATCTGTACAATCTGTAATGAGCTGTTTCCTGAAAATGTGTATAGTGTCCACTTTGAAAAGGAGCACAAGGCTGAAAAGGTGCCTGCAGTAGCTAACTATATAATGAAAATACACAATTTCACTAGCAAATGTCTATACTGTAATCGCTATTTACCCACTGATACATTGCTTAATCATATGTTAATACATGGTCTGTCTTGTCCGTATTGCCGTTCAACCTTCAATGATGTTGAAAAGATGGCCGCTCATATGCGAATGGTTCATGTTGATGAAGAAATGGGACCTAAAACCGATTCTACTCTAACCTTTGATTTGACATTGCAGCAGGGTAGTCACACAAATATACATCTTCTTGTCACCACCTACAACCTGAGAGATGCTCCTGCTGAATCTGTAGCTTACCATGCTCAGAATACTCCCCCAGTTCCTCCAAAACCACAGCCGAAAATCCAGGAGAAGTCTGATGTACCTGTAAAAAGTTCTCCACAAGCAGCAGTTCCCTACAAAAAAGATGTGGGGAAAACTCTCTGTCCTTTGTGCTTTTCAATCCTAAAAGGACCCATATCTGATGCACTTGCACATCATCTACGGGAGAGGCATCAAGTAATTCAGACAGTTCATCCAGTTGAGAAAAAGCTAACCTACAAATGCATTCATTGCCTTGGTGTATATACTAGTAACATGACTGCCTCAACTATAACGCTGCACCTTGTTCACTGCAGAGGTGTTGGGAAGACTCAGAACGGCCAGGACAAAGGTACTTCATCATCTCGGCTAAGTCAGTCTCCAGCTGTAGCACCTGTAAAACGTACTTACGAACACATGGAATTCTCActaatgaagaaaaggaaaatggatgatGATGACTCCCCCTCTGCCTTTGAGGAGAAGCCTGAAGAACCTGTAGTTCTAGCATTGGACCCTAAGGGTCATGAAGATGATTCCTATGAAGCCAGGAAAACAtttcttacaaaatattttaataagcaacCATATCCCACTAGGAGAGAAATTGAAAAGCTGGCTGCCAGTTTGTGGCTATGGAAATCTGATATTGCGTCTCATTTTagtaacaaaaggaagaaatgcGTTAGAGATTGTGAAAAATACAAGCCTGGTGTGCTGCTTGGTTTCAATATGAAAGAGTTAAACAAAGTCAAACATGAAATGGATTTTGATGCTGAATGGCTATTTGAAAACCACGATGAAAAGAATTCCAGAGTCAATGTTAGTAAGACTgttgataaaaaaataaacttagaAAAAGATAACGAAAGTTCCTCAGACAGCTATGAAAATATAGAAGAGGAATACAATGAAAGTGGTAGTCCATTTGGTCAGCGCATTTCTGACATCGGTGAGAAAGCCTCTTCTGATAGCATAGTGGAGAACCCAGAGGACAGCATATCCAAGGAAATCATTGAAGAAAACACATTACAGTCTCCAGAAAAGTCTGATCAAAAACAAGAGGAAAGCTCTAAATATGAAGAGATTATTTCTGCTGAAGAACCAGCAAAGCTGGTAGGTGATGTTTCAGATAGCGAAGGTGATCAGGATGATCAAGATGACACTGTTGAATGGAAAGATGGAGCTTCACAGTCTGAAAGTGGGCCTGGTTCTCAGCAGGTTTCTGATTTTGAAGATAATACATCGGAAGTAAAACCAGAAGTGTGGACAGATGAATCCTCCCAAAGTGAAGATGCTGGTAGCAGTAAACCGACTGTTGAGACAAAAGGGGGTGGATCTGAAAGTGAGGAAGAACAGTCAAAGTGGAAAAATCGTTCCTATGGAAAAGTAGAAGAGTTTTGGTCTAAGGACCAGTCGCAATGGAAAAATGCATCAGAGATTGAGGAGAGCTTGTCAAATCAGCAGATGGAATGGCAGAATAGCACAATTGACAGTGAGGATGGAGATCAGTTTGACAGTGTGACTGATGGAGTAGCAGAACCAATGCATAGCAGCTTAACTGGTGTGGAGCTGAGTAGCCAGCAAGCATGA